One Ananas comosus cultivar F153 linkage group 1, ASM154086v1, whole genome shotgun sequence DNA window includes the following coding sequences:
- the LOC109717767 gene encoding snRNA-activating protein complex subunit, with translation MEEAEKYQLQEDGGSRVRFARGGPIYVPDLVGPLTSVPDFKASLLQQLQSLEAELGSPGDFDAELSVDELKVFTEEELVERALRENFEDASGPADSSQAAECFDDRLADNSSVSTNEVICSSSLPTESSNLESDATQRDLSIVVGNASGKRPQQKKGRKRGRRFDRDSRAAELEGGYLAKVKQLAELKLKQDEDKLAARLHSFCGNSKSAEGMISTAEKIERMRSLRFITSPMKVKALKSQEYIPVFSTEVILCVEIYHKNNSSVKTQEFLVLGSQRLTELRDNIYCLTDNLMEIAGEHDPSGYFLIEDTFFNDMRNPSAIDYSKPIFDWLNNCKSEAAEKWEVILAGVMKKKQKELLGDLEISKLPNFKAVDMHNTRFCDMRFRLGAGYLYCHQGNCKHMLVIRDMRMIHPEDVQNQADYPLLTFQLRPRHRKCSMCKIYHATKMTENDKWAEKNPCYFCIKCYFLLHYKEDNSLLYPHTVYDYYHE, from the exons ATGGAGGAAGCGGAGAAGTACCAGTTACAGGAGGATGGAGGAAGCCGAGTTCGGTTCGCGCGCGGAGGGCCCATCTACGTCCCCGACCTCGTCGGCCCCCTCACCTCCGTCCCCGATTTCAAAGCCTCCCTCCTCCAACAACTCCAG AGTTTAGAAGCCGAACTGGGCTCCCCGGGAGATTTCGATGCGGAGCTATC GGTTGATGAACTCAAGGTTTTTACGGAGGAGGAACTCGTGGAGCGAGCTCTTCGAGAAAATTTTGAG GATGCTTCAGGCCCTGCCGATTCATCGCAAGCTGCTGAATGTTTTGATGACAG GCTGGCTGATAATTCTTCTGTCTCAACGAATGAGGTTATCTGTTCATCAAGCTTACCAACTGAAAGCAGCAATTTGGAATCAGATGCAACTCAAAGGGATCTATCCATTGTGGTAGGTAATGCTTCAGGAAAAAGGCCTCAACAAAAGAAGGGAAGGAAAAGGGGAAGACGATTTGACAGAGATAGTCGAGCTGCTGAACTAGAA GGAGGTTATCTCGCAAAAGTCAAGCAGCTTGCAGAACTCAAGTTAAAGCAGGATGAAGACAAATTAGCTGCCAGATTGCACTCATTTTG CGGCAATTCGAAGTCTGCAGAAGGCATGATATCGACTGCTGAGAAGATTGAAAGGATGAGATCTCTTAGGTTTATAACATCGCCTATGAAG GTGAAGGCTTTGAAATCACAAGAATACATACCAGTATTCTCTACTGAAGTTATCCTTTGCGTGGAAATTTATCACAAGAACAACAGCTCGGTAAAG ACCCAGGAGTTTCTAGTTTTGGGAAGCCAACGACTCACCGAACTGAGGGACAATATCTATTGCTTGACCGATAATTTGATGGAGATAGCAGGGGAACATGATCCCTCTGGTTATTTCCTAATTGAA GATACCTTCTTCAATGATATGAGAAATCCTTCTGCTATTGACTACAGCAAACCTATATTTGACTGGCTTAATAACTGCAAGAGTGAAGCTGCAGAGAAATGGGAAGTCATACTAGCCGGTGTcatgaagaagaagcaaaaggagCTACTGGGGGATCTAGAGATATCTAAGTTGCCTAATTTCAAAGCTGTGGACATGCATAACACTCGATTTTGCGACATGCGATTTCGACTTGGTGCTGGGTATCTCTACTGCCATCAG GGAAATTGCAAGCACATGCTGGTTATCAGGGACATGAGAATGATACATCCTGAGGATGTCCAGAATCAGGCTGACTATCCTCTCCTCACCTTCCAACTCCGGCCGCGCCACAGAAAATGCTCCATGTGCAAAATATATCATGCGACGAAGATGACAGAAAACGACAAGTGGGCTGAGAAGAATCCTTGTTATTTTTGCATCAAATGCTACTTCCTTCTTCATTACAAGGAGGACAATTCGTTGCTGTATCCTCACACCGTATATGATTATTATCATGAATGA
- the LOC109717774 gene encoding FBD-associated F-box protein At5g38590-like produces MEEKHATKKSRTDHGSCVTAAAASGLTGRRKGHVDVISGLPDCLLGIILSLLPTKEAARTSLLSSRWRRVWNTSPLYLSDDCIWSKKIFARRIFGRVTPWSRDKRWRFHTISHILGSHRGSVQRFSLIHTRFLDHDLSVAEGWFCILAQKHVQEIELRFPNDYSPAQRWIPAFLFACESLKKLSLHNCLFPAEASLNLINLLELDLHETEVKDKGLRKILSCCTALQLLSIEDRSLHRIHLRSRSLRVLRVIDCFDLKELFIEDAPNLQRLLGSSLARKECVKIVSAPKLEMLGILTMKIRRIEVGTSVFETSKERTDVSLSTLEHSVKILSVVVNLGAHEEVKMLAYLLRCFPCLEKLHIQCSHNIDGNSANNGVLDYWEQIDSIDCVDHHLKIVKITMYDGLVGELNLAKYLIAKARVLTTLRIECESKFGKRWTSKQRSLLRFQDRASLDAQITFVKYKTLFWRDSLPKFDLSSADPFDIGTC; encoded by the exons ATGGAGGAGAAGCATGCCACAAAGAAGAGCAGGACAGATCACGGCTCCTGCGTCACTGCCGCGGCCGCAAGCGGTCTCACCGGCAGGCGCAAAGGCCACGTGGACGTGATCAGCGGCCTCCCTGATTGCCTCCTCGGCATAATCCTCTCCTTGCTGCCCACGAAAGAAGCGGCCCGAACCAGCCTCCTGTCCTCGCGGTGGCGCCGCGTCTGGAACACGTCCCCTCTTTACCTCTCTGACGACTGCATCTGGAGCAAAAAGATCTTTGCTCGCCGGATATTCGGCAGGGTCACGCCGTGGAGCCGCGACAAGCGCTGGCGCTTCCACACCATCAGCCACATCCTTGGCTCTCATCGCGGCAGCGTGCAACGCTTCAGCCTCATCCACACGCGCTTCCTAGACCACGACCTGTCCGTCGCCGAAGGCTGGTTCTGCATCCTGGCGCAAAAGCACGTTCAAGAAATCGAGCTGCGGTTCCCCAATGACTATTCTCCCGCGCAACGTTGGATTCCGGCTTTCCTCTTCGCCTGCGAATCTCTGAAGAAATTGTCTCTGCATAATTGCCTGTTCCCCGCTGAGGCTTCCTTGAATCTTATTAACCTGCTCGAACTAGATCTTCATGAAACGGAAGTAAAGGACAAGGGCTTGCGCAAGATACTATCCTGCTGCACTGCACTTCAACTTTTGTCCATAGAAGACAGAAGCCTTCATCGGATCCACCTCCGCTCGCGGAGCCTTCGAGTGCTGAGGGTCATAGACTGCTTTGACTTGAAAGAGCTGTTCATTGAGGATGCTCCCAATCTCCAGCGATTGCTCGGGAGTAGTTTGGCACGGAAGGAGTGTGTGAAGATTGTTAGCGCGCCGAAGCTCGAGATGTTGGGCATTTTGACCATGAAGATACGGAGGATAGAGGTGGGCACGTCCGTTTTCGAG ACGTCGAAAGAGAGAACGGATGTCAGCTTGAGTACTCTGGAGCATAGCGTTAAGATCCTATCTGTTGTCGTGAACTTGGGTGCTCATGAAGAAGTGAAGATGCTCGCCTATTTACTCCGATGCTTTCCTTGTCTGGAAAAGCTGCATATTCAG TGTTCTCACAACATTGACGGGAATTCAGCAAATAATGGAGTTTTGGATTATTGGGAGCAGATAGATTCTATTGATTGTGTCGATCATCATCTGAAGATCGTAAAGATAACAATGTATGATGGGCTGGTCGGCGAACTAAACCTTGCCAAGTATCTTATCGCGAAAGCAAGAGTTCTTACAACGTTGAGGATTGAATGCGAAAGCAAGTTCGGTAAAAGATGGACTAGTAAACAGCGAAGTCTGTTACGCTTTCAAGATAGAGCCTCTTTAGATGCTCAGATAACTTTTGTGAAGTACAAAACCCTCTTCTGGAGAGACAGCCTACCTAAATTTGACTTGTCTTCTGCTGATCCTTTCGACATTGGGACATgctga
- the LOC109709775 gene encoding uncharacterized protein LOC109709775, which translates to MSALTCAPTSSSSTTHSSAFYRRRSPSSPRRHPRLSCPSGSSTPRLFSLHLLPLRVVDDSKQVETSADQMVDRSESDQLVDALDFGELCNDFECISSPAVESTARQIVRDILELRDDNRALGCFSISVKYKDPLRTFTGREKYKRPLWVTNALENPTVTVQEMGMLSTSELIIKWTLRGKPKNPVVASIGGDLTLLVDSKFILNQISGQVVEHVESWDLSASSIIVQAYFWFSRRLFSTIEAGKDTIDAVKSTATNFSTRKENLDIYPDPSGDPTKFFQRDDGLQRDAYQIALFLAVIYFVVQFLRATL; encoded by the exons ATGAGCGCCCTAACCTGCgcccccacctcctcctcctccaccacccaCTCCTCTGCCTTCTATCGGCGGCgctctccctcctccccccgCCGTCACCCCCGCCTCTCCTGCCCTTCGGGGAGCTCTACCCCGCGGCTCTTCTCCCTCCACCTCTTACCTTTGCGCG TTGTTGATGATTCAAAACAAGTTGAAACATCTGCTGATCAGATGGTTGATCGGTCTGAATCTGACCAGTTAGTAGATGCCCTGGATTTTGGGGAGCTTTGCAATGATTTTGAATGCATTAGTAGCCCTGCCGTGGAATCAACAGCGAGGCAAATTGTAAGGGATATATTGGAACTGCGCGACGACAACCGTGCCTTGGGATGTTTTTCAATTTCAGTGAAGTACAAG GATCCGCTTAGGACATTCACTGGACGAGAAAAGTACAAGAGACCTTTATGGGTCACTAATGCACTGGAAAACCCCACAGTG ACAGTGCAGGAGATGGGAATGCTGTCAACAAGCGAATTGATCATCAAATGGACACTCAGAGGAAAACCTAAAAATCCTGTCGTTGCAAGCATTGGAGGAGACTTGACACTTCTGGTGGACTCCAAATTCATCTTGAACCAGATAAGTGGCCAAGTAGTTGAACATGTGGAATCATGGGACTTGTCTGCATCATCTATCATTGTTCAGGCCTACTTTTGGTTTTCTAGGCGGCTTTTCTCTACTATCGAGGCTGGCAAAGATACAATTGATGCTGTTAAAAGCACGGCTACCAATTTCtcgacaagaaaagaaaatttggatATATATCCAGACCCATCTGGAGATCCTACAAAG TTCTTTCAAAGAGATGACGGCCTACAAAGAGATGCTTACCAGATTGCTCTTTTCCTGGCTGTTATCTATTTCGTCGTCCAGTTCTTGAGAGCCACACTGTGA
- the LOC109709739 gene encoding pentatricopeptide repeat-containing protein At3g29230-like, producing the protein MPSNGDRIKHHLSILSAILVSSLSDSHLDQIHAHILRHYHHRWHQHLLRGLFNSAIRSLSPSAAALRLFRLMSRASLAPNRFTLPFLLNSAAAPPNLALGSALHALALRSALLPVLPVANALVAMYAKCSALPLARRAFHDVPLKDVVTFNSLLGAHARLGADMPAARALFDEMPERNVISWNAMVVGYANAGNLASARSAFNRMPVRNSVSWSAIIVAYCRIGSVDVARSLFDDMPEKNLIAWTAMINGYSQCGKPKEALAFFHEMEAAGIEPDAATMVGVISAAAQLGSVELADWVGAYVNRKRIERNERVLTALVDMHAKCGNVDKAFCLFEEIHSPDAYSYTALINGLASHGHAKKALAVFDRMLALAVKPDPITFIGVLSACSHAGLVEKGWEYWVGMVQDYGMDRGPDHYGCMIDMLGRAGRLEEAHEMVQKMPSGPHAGALGALLAACRSYNNAEIAESVANQLFELEPDNTANYILLSSIYASRGQWEDAARVRRMMRSRIPSKFPGYSWVEDRPREYN; encoded by the coding sequence ATGCCCTCTAACGGTGACAGAATCAAACACCATCTCAGCATCCTCTCCGCCATCCTCGTCTCCTCTCTTTCCGACTCTCATCTCGACCAAATCCACGCCCACATCCTCCGCCATTACCACCACCGTTGGCACCAGCATCTCCTTCGTGGCCTCTTCAACAGCGCCATTcgctccctctccccctccgcAGCCGCGCTCCGCCTCTTCCGCCTCATGTCCCGCGCGTCCCTCGCACCCAATCGCTTCaccctccccttcctcctcaaCTCCGCCGCGGCCCCTCCAAACCTCGCCCTCGGCTCGGCGCtccacgccctcgccctccgcTCCGCGCTCCTCCCCGTCCTCCCCGTCGCCAACGCCCTCGTTGCCATGTACGCCAAGTGCAGCGCCCTCCCCCTCGCGCGCCGCGCCTTCCACGACGTCCCCCTTAAGGACGTTGTCACCTTCAACTCCCTCCTCGGCGCCCACGCCCGCCTCGGGGCCGACATGCCAGCCGCCCGggccctgttcgacgaaatgcccgaGAGAAACGTGATCTCGTGGAACGCTATGGTCGTCGGTTACGCGAACGCCGGGAACTTGGCGTCCGCAAGGTCGGCCTTCAATCGCATGCCCGTCCGGAATTCCGTCTCTTGGTCTGCGATCATCGTAGCCTACTGCAGGATCGGCTCTGTGGACGTCGCTCGTTCACTGTTCGATGATATGCCGGAGAAGAATTTGATCGCGTGGACCGCGATGATAAACGGGTATTCCCAGTGCGGCAAGCCGAAGGAGGCGCTTGCATTCTTCCACGAGATGGAGGCTGCGGGGATCGAGCCGGATGCGGCTACTATGGTCGGCGTCATTTCTGCGGCCGCTCAACTGGGGAGCGTGGAATTGGCCGACTGGGTTGGCGCCTATGTCAACCGGAAAAGGATTGAGAGGAACGAGCGCGTGCTCACTGCGCTCGTGGACATGCACGCCAAATGCGGCAACGTCGATAAGGCCTTTTGCCTTTTTGAGGAGATTCATTCTCCTGACGCGTACTCGTACACTGCTCTCATTAACGGGCTTGCGTCGCACGGGCATGCGAAGAAGGCGCTTGCGGTGTTCGACAGAATGCTAGCCTTGGCCGTCAAGCCGGACCCGATCACGTTTATTGGCGTTCTCAGTGCTTGTAGCCATGCCGGGCTTGTAGAGAAAGGGTGGGAATATTGGGTAGGGATGGTGCAGGACTACGGGATGGACCGCGGGCCTGACCACTATGGTTGCATGATCGACATGCTCGGACGTGCCGGGAGGCTTGAAGAAGCCCATGAAATGGTGCAAAAGATGCCGTCGGGCCCTCATGCTGGAGCTCTCGGGGCGCTGCTGGCAGCTTGTAGGAGTTACAACAATGCTGAGATTGCGGAGAGTGTTGCAAATCAGCTGTTTGAATTAGAACCTGACAATACTGCAAACTATATACTGCTTTCGAGTATTTATGCATCGCGAGGACAGTGGGAGGATGCTGCAAGGGTAAGAAGAATGATGAGGTCGAGGATTCCATCTAAATTTCCAGGTTACAGTTGGGTCGAGGACCGGCCAAGAGAGTATAATTGA
- the LOC109709784 gene encoding thioredoxin F, chloroplastic-like produces MALGLSLSSSPSLRSATSLPSSSSLSTTSIGPKRRLDWAGPRRASGSVAASKEASAARSPEPARAGLEAAAAAAAAATAEAVVGQVTEVGKDTFWPIVEAAEDKIVVLDMYTQWCGPCKVIAPKFQELSEKYLDVVFLKLDCNNENKPLAKELGIRVVPTFKILKGGKVVKEVNGAKFDDLVLAIDTVKSS; encoded by the exons ATGGCGctcggtctctctctctcttcttctccctcgctCCGCTCCGCCACTTCGttgccgtcgtcgtcgtcgttgtcgacGACCtcgatcgggcccaaacggcgCCTCGATTGGGCCGGGCCGAGGAGGGCGTCGGGATCGGTGGCGGCTTCGAAGGAGGCGTCAGCGGCGAGGTCGCCGGAGCCGGCGAGGGCGGGCTTGgaggcggccgcggcggcggcggcggcggcgacggcggaggcggtggtGGGGCAGGTGACGGAGGTCGGCAAGGACACCTTTTGGCCCATCGTCGAAGCGGCGGAGGACAAGATCGTCGTCCTCGACATGTACACGCAGTG GTGTGGCCCTTGCAAAGTGATAGCACCCAAGTTCCAGGAATTGTCTGAGAAGTACCTTGATGTCGTTTTCCTTAAGCTCGACTGCAACAACGAAAACAAG CCTCTTGCAAAAGAGTTGGGCATAAGGGTCGTTCCAACATTCAAAATTCTCAAGGGTGGCAAGGTCGTCAAGGAAGTAAATGGAGCTAAATTTGATGATTTAGTTCTTGCAATTGACACTGTAAAATCAAGCTAA